A window of Thermococcus aggregans contains these coding sequences:
- a CDS encoding potassium channel family protein — MFIVIMGAGRVGYLVAKMLENEGHDVTIIDIDKERAKELSFLINGLVIEGDATDHKTLEEANVKQADAFAALTGRDDANILGCILAKHLNPEIKTVLRISKPKNKEVFERVEDLKKYFDVVISPEEIAANYIFRSLTTPGFDRVLFPREGAEIVKFRLDDKSEISEKPIKELNLPKDSLIVAVYDEKGNLIIPSGDTKLPKKGEVVVFAKTSVLNEIKKIFEQKKTDEEQD, encoded by the coding sequence ATGTTTATTGTGATAATGGGTGCTGGAAGGGTTGGGTACCTTGTGGCCAAGATGCTGGAAAATGAGGGACATGACGTTACAATAATTGACATAGATAAGGAGAGAGCTAAAGAGCTCTCCTTCCTTATTAATGGTCTCGTAATCGAAGGGGATGCTACGGATCATAAAACCTTGGAAGAAGCCAACGTGAAGCAGGCAGATGCCTTTGCGGCGTTAACTGGAAGAGATGATGCAAACATATTGGGGTGTATCCTTGCAAAGCATCTAAATCCCGAAATAAAGACAGTTCTCAGAATAAGCAAGCCGAAAAATAAGGAAGTCTTTGAAAGAGTGGAGGATTTGAAAAAATACTTTGATGTGGTCATAAGCCCAGAAGAAATAGCAGCTAACTACATATTCAGGAGCTTGACGACTCCAGGGTTCGATAGAGTTCTGTTCCCCAGAGAGGGGGCAGAGATCGTTAAGTTCCGCTTGGATGATAAAAGCGAAATTTCAGAAAAACCAATAAAAGAGCTCAACTTGCCAAAAGACTCCCTTATAGTAGCAGTATACGACGAGAAGGGGAACTTAATAATTCCCTCTGGTGATACAAAGCTGCCCAAAAAGGGTGAAGTGGTCGTTTTTGCTAAGACCTCGGTTTTAAATGAGATTAAAAAAATCTTTGAACAGAAGAAAACTGATGAAGAACAAGATTGA
- a CDS encoding V-type ATP synthase subunit H, with translation METIIKEIVDAEKKAEERIEKAKEEAKMRINRAKEEAKKIEEEILKEAQEKANSLIEAKKAEGEEEAKKILEEGEKELEEIRVRATQNFEQAIEEAIKLIRGR, from the coding sequence ATGGAGACGATCATTAAAGAAATTGTGGATGCCGAGAAAAAAGCTGAAGAAAGGATTGAAAAGGCAAAAGAAGAAGCAAAAATGAGAATAAACCGTGCAAAAGAAGAGGCTAAAAAAATTGAAGAGGAAATATTAAAAGAAGCCCAAGAAAAAGCGAATTCTCTTATAGAAGCGAAGAAAGCTGAGGGAGAAGAGGAAGCAAAAAAGATTCTTGAAGAAGGGGAAAAAGAACTTGAGGAAATAAGGGTTAGAGCGACACAAAACTTTGAGCAGGCAATTGAAGAAGCAATAAAGCTCATTAGAGGTAGATGA
- a CDS encoding V-type ATP synthase subunit I yields MFKPEEIVKIDVLSLNRYKDSILTYLHEEGVLEIREIDVEFAQKDAPNEFYRKAASYSISLSRLIDFLKGYKEQTKGGIKSFIFPELKPKKKYKYEGIEKLIKEIESFLETAEPEIKSVESKINSLNAEIERLKTEIEILELLSALDIEVEYLKPTKNLEIVVGFVEKDKFLSLIEELKKALNDKLVYVSRDLKGKALVVIALLKKDYDKANPILAKYSFERIEVPEVKGKPKDAVKELQKEITKLNEELEATKKEAKALAEKYHDELVFYQELMENEREKANILSNLIRTNMTFALTGWLPKKDVPKIIEGLKKISHGKIYVNVRSPTPEELDEIPIKLKNPKFIEPFEMLTEMFGVPKYNELDPTPILAFTYSFFFGFMLTDFMYGLIIAIVAALLAMGHKKLNDGVYKFSNILLWSAIFTMVMGILFGSYFGDAFQRVGINVPALLDPMRGALVVLELALVIGLLHLFIGYTLGFIVKVKNKEITNAVLEQLPWMLIILGVIFLALSMAGFTSIKVGEAFLLPGIVLFVISEIRSDLPILMRLLMTISDFFGFIGNWLSYARLMALALATAGIAMVVNIIVEMIWGIRIGPIPLGVAVGLVVFIGGHIFSTAINALGAFVHALRLHYVEFFGTFYSGEGKKFEPFKAKREVSELELEI; encoded by the coding sequence ATGTTCAAACCGGAAGAGATAGTCAAGATAGATGTGTTAAGCTTAAACAGATATAAGGATTCTATCTTGACTTATCTCCATGAGGAAGGTGTTCTAGAGATCAGAGAAATCGATGTAGAATTTGCCCAAAAAGATGCTCCCAATGAGTTTTACAGAAAGGCCGCGTCGTACAGCATTAGTCTTTCTCGTCTCATAGATTTCTTGAAAGGTTACAAGGAGCAGACAAAAGGGGGTATTAAGAGCTTCATTTTTCCAGAACTAAAACCAAAGAAAAAATACAAGTATGAGGGAATTGAAAAGCTAATAAAGGAGATTGAAAGTTTTCTCGAAACTGCCGAACCGGAAATAAAAAGCGTTGAAAGTAAGATAAATTCTTTGAATGCTGAAATAGAGCGACTAAAAACAGAAATAGAGATCTTGGAATTGCTTTCAGCGTTGGACATAGAGGTAGAATATCTCAAACCTACAAAAAACCTTGAAATAGTTGTCGGTTTTGTTGAAAAGGACAAATTTTTGTCTCTGATTGAAGAACTGAAAAAAGCTCTCAATGATAAGTTGGTGTATGTCTCAAGGGATTTGAAGGGAAAGGCCCTTGTTGTAATCGCCCTGCTGAAAAAAGACTACGATAAGGCTAATCCTATCCTTGCAAAATATTCCTTTGAAAGAATTGAGGTACCTGAAGTAAAAGGAAAACCAAAAGATGCTGTGAAAGAGCTCCAAAAAGAGATAACAAAGCTCAACGAGGAGTTAGAAGCAACGAAAAAAGAGGCAAAGGCTCTTGCCGAAAAATACCACGATGAGTTAGTTTTCTACCAGGAACTCATGGAAAATGAGAGAGAAAAAGCAAATATATTGAGCAATCTAATAAGGACGAATATGACTTTTGCCCTTACTGGATGGCTGCCAAAGAAGGATGTCCCAAAAATAATAGAGGGGCTTAAGAAAATATCTCACGGCAAAATATACGTAAACGTAAGGTCTCCAACACCGGAGGAGCTCGATGAAATACCTATAAAGCTGAAGAACCCCAAATTCATTGAACCTTTTGAAATGCTTACTGAAATGTTCGGTGTTCCAAAATACAATGAGCTGGACCCAACCCCCATATTAGCTTTTACGTATTCATTTTTCTTTGGATTTATGTTAACTGACTTTATGTATGGGCTTATAATAGCGATAGTGGCTGCACTGCTTGCAATGGGACACAAAAAGCTTAATGACGGCGTTTATAAGTTCTCGAATATTCTGCTCTGGAGCGCAATTTTCACCATGGTAATGGGAATACTCTTTGGCAGTTATTTCGGAGATGCCTTTCAGAGGGTAGGGATCAATGTGCCAGCGCTCTTAGACCCAATGAGGGGAGCATTAGTTGTTTTGGAGTTGGCACTGGTAATTGGTCTGCTCCACCTCTTTATCGGCTACACGCTGGGCTTTATAGTTAAGGTAAAGAACAAAGAAATAACCAATGCAGTACTGGAGCAGCTTCCGTGGATGCTTATAATTCTAGGAGTAATCTTCCTTGCCCTTTCAATGGCAGGATTTACGAGCATTAAAGTAGGAGAAGCATTTTTGCTGCCGGGCATTGTTCTCTTTGTAATCTCTGAGATCAGAAGTGACTTGCCAATACTGATGAGGCTGTTGATGACGATCTCAGATTTCTTTGGATTCATTGGCAACTGGCTAAGCTACGCTAGGCTGATGGCATTGGCGTTGGCAACAGCTGGAATAGCAATGGTAGTAAACATAATAGTCGAGATGATCTGGGGTATCAGGATAGGTCCAATACCCTTAGGCGTAGCAGTTGGTTTGGTGGTATTCATAGGCGGACACATCTTTTCAACAGCAATAAACGCATTAGGGGCTTTCGTTCACGCTTTGCGTTTACATTATGTTGAATTTTTTGGAACCTTTTACTCAGGTGAAGGTAAGAAATTTGAACCGTTTAAAGCTAAAAGAGAAGTATCTGAACTTGAATTAGAAATTTAG
- a CDS encoding V-type ATP synthase subunit K (produces ATP from ADP in the presence of a proton gradient across the membrane; the K subunit is a nonenzymatic component which binds the dimeric form by interacting with the G and E subunits), which yields MEPIVYVALGAALAAGIAGAASSFGVGIAGAAAAGAVAEDEKNFRNALVLQGLPMTQSIYGLITLFLIALVSGILGGGFKFAEATTGNLIKAAILFGAGLTVGLTGLSAIPQGIIASAGIGAVSKNPKTFTQAIIFAAMAETMAIFGLVGALILIITGVGF from the coding sequence ATGGAACCAATAGTTTACGTTGCATTGGGTGCCGCACTTGCGGCAGGTATAGCTGGAGCAGCCTCCTCATTTGGTGTTGGAATTGCTGGAGCTGCTGCTGCAGGAGCGGTTGCAGAGGATGAGAAAAACTTTAGAAATGCTCTAGTGTTGCAGGGTCTTCCTATGACTCAGAGCATTTACGGATTGATAACTTTGTTCCTAATTGCCCTCGTCTCGGGCATACTTGGAGGAGGATTTAAGTTTGCAGAAGCTACAACTGGAAATCTCATTAAAGCAGCAATTCTTTTTGGTGCTGGCTTGACAGTTGGTTTGACGGGTCTATCTGCAATTCCCCAGGGCATAATTGCCTCAGCTGGAATTGGAGCAGTTTCAAAGAACCCCAAGACATTCACCCAGGCGATTATATTCGCAGCTATGGCTGAGACAATGGCTATCTTTGGTCTCGTTGGAGCGTTGATCCTCATAATTACGGGAGTTGGCTTTTGA
- a CDS encoding V-type ATP synthase subunit E has product MEGAKLIIEEINREAELKIKYILEEAEKKAEELRKEAEKRAKAKAEWMIRKAQTQAELEKQRIIANAKLEVRRKRLALQEELINEVLEALKERSASIPEEEYLEIIKELIVQGVKELGEEKVVVSSNKETLSLIEKHLEEIKEYAKEQLGRDVEIEIGEPIETIGGAVIYNPDRSIRVDNTFEARIERFQSELRSRIAKILFR; this is encoded by the coding sequence ATGGAAGGAGCAAAGCTAATTATCGAGGAGATTAACAGGGAGGCAGAGTTAAAGATAAAGTACATCTTAGAGGAAGCAGAGAAAAAGGCAGAAGAACTTAGAAAAGAGGCTGAAAAAAGAGCAAAAGCTAAGGCCGAGTGGATGATTAGAAAAGCCCAAACGCAGGCAGAACTTGAGAAACAGAGGATAATCGCCAATGCAAAGCTTGAGGTTAGGAGGAAGAGGCTTGCGCTTCAGGAGGAACTCATTAATGAGGTGTTGGAGGCATTAAAGGAGAGGTCAGCTTCAATACCAGAGGAGGAATACCTCGAGATTATCAAGGAATTGATTGTTCAAGGGGTTAAGGAACTAGGGGAAGAGAAGGTAGTCGTGTCCTCCAACAAAGAAACACTATCTCTCATAGAGAAGCACTTGGAAGAAATTAAGGAGTATGCAAAAGAGCAACTTGGAAGGGACGTTGAAATAGAAATAGGAGAACCAATCGAGACCATAGGTGGAGCAGTAATATACAACCCCGATAGAAGCATAAGGGTAGACAACACCTTTGAAGCCAGAATTGAGAGATTCCAAAGTGAGCTTCGCTCTAGAATAGCAAAAATTCTGTTTAGGTGA
- a CDS encoding V-type ATP synthase subunit C, with amino-acid sequence MEANTITTILDTSLAIIFTWVAYKTGQILWKYTPYSYPNARIRAMEARLFTEQKFNELAESKTLNNFVMNLEDTDYKPYLTTLPVLNSENIDRALDKALADVYELMIKILPKRTREFFKLLLEEWDIRNISSAVKAKLRGEVARDYINEIGTMVEKVKAIAEAKTLEEILVILEGTEYEETYQKLLLNEITPEEFETELYKNHYLKLSNYAASRKDEEKLILEEFVRLKIDKINLSTILRGKAHGLGAEKLRNSLIPGGKIKRKTLEALANMEDVEMVLAELDSTEYSGIIREHREEILEDISAFERAFDRYILQRMAELTRFYPLSVAVPLSYILQKESEIRKLKAIAKLVEDGVKPELIKKAVGELP; translated from the coding sequence GTGGAAGCGAACACCATAACGACGATCCTTGATACAAGCTTGGCAATTATATTCACGTGGGTAGCCTACAAAACCGGACAAATCTTGTGGAAGTATACTCCCTATTCATACCCGAATGCCAGAATTAGGGCGATGGAGGCAAGGCTTTTCACGGAGCAAAAGTTCAATGAATTAGCGGAATCAAAAACCCTAAATAACTTTGTCATGAACCTGGAGGATACAGATTATAAGCCCTACCTCACTACTCTCCCAGTTTTGAACTCTGAGAACATAGATAGGGCTCTTGATAAGGCATTGGCAGATGTATACGAGCTCATGATTAAGATTCTCCCCAAGAGAACCAGAGAGTTCTTCAAACTTCTTCTTGAAGAATGGGACATTAGGAACATATCTTCTGCTGTGAAAGCAAAGCTTAGGGGAGAAGTTGCTAGAGATTACATAAACGAAATTGGCACAATGGTTGAAAAAGTGAAGGCAATTGCTGAGGCAAAGACCCTCGAAGAAATACTTGTCATACTTGAAGGAACAGAATACGAGGAAACTTATCAGAAGCTCCTATTAAACGAGATAACCCCAGAAGAGTTCGAGACGGAACTGTACAAAAACCATTACCTAAAGCTATCCAACTACGCAGCCTCACGAAAAGATGAGGAAAAGCTTATCTTGGAGGAGTTTGTAAGATTAAAAATTGATAAGATAAACCTAAGCACGATACTCAGAGGGAAAGCCCACGGATTAGGAGCAGAAAAACTTAGGAATTCTCTTATACCCGGCGGTAAGATAAAAAGAAAAACCCTTGAAGCCCTTGCAAATATGGAAGACGTCGAAATGGTTCTGGCGGAATTGGACTCCACAGAGTATTCGGGAATAATAAGAGAACATAGGGAAGAGATACTGGAGGACATCTCGGCATTTGAGAGGGCATTTGACAGGTACATACTTCAGAGGATGGCAGAGCTGACAAGATTTTATCCGCTGAGCGTTGCGGTACCTTTGAGCTACATTCTCCAAAAAGAAAGTGAAATAAGAAAGCTCAAAGCAATAGCAAAGCTCGTGGAGGATGGCGTAAAACCAGAGCTCATAAAGAAAGCAGTGGGTGAGTTACCATGA
- a CDS encoding V-type ATP synthase subunit F, protein MKIVVLGDKDTALGFRLAGVHEAYSFEETTHELERAKNKLKELIEREDIGVILITERLAQKIGIPDVTFPIILPIPDKYGSLYGEEQLKEIVRKAIGVEIKR, encoded by the coding sequence ATGAAGATAGTTGTTCTTGGTGATAAAGACACTGCACTCGGCTTTAGACTTGCAGGGGTTCATGAAGCGTATTCGTTTGAAGAAACTACCCACGAGTTGGAAAGGGCAAAAAATAAACTTAAAGAACTTATAGAAAGGGAAGATATTGGTGTGATTCTTATAACAGAACGACTGGCTCAAAAAATTGGAATTCCCGATGTAACTTTCCCGATAATCCTCCCAATTCCTGATAAGTATGGATCCCTCTATGGTGAGGAACAACTGAAAGAAATTGTTAGAAAAGCCATAGGTGTAGAGATAAAGAGGTGA
- a CDS encoding V-type ATP synthase subunit A translates to MGRIIRVTGPLVVADDMRGSRMYEVVRVGELGLIGEIIRLEGDKAVIQVYEETAGVKPGEPVIGTGASLSVELGPGLLTSIYDGIQRPLEILREKSGDFIGRGLTAPALPRDKKWHFTPKVKVGDKVTGGDIIGVVPETSIIEHKIMVPPGIEGEIVEIVEEGEYTIEEVVAKVKTPSGEIKELKMYQKWPVRQKRPYKEKLPPEVPLITGQRIIDTFFPQAKGGTAAIPGPFGSGKCVDGDTLVLTKEFGLIKIKDLYEKLDGKGKKTVREGEEWTELDEPITLYGYKDGKIVEIKATHVYKGYSQGMIEIKTRTGRRIKVTPIHKLFTGRVTKDGLVIEEVMAMHLKKGDRILVAKKIDGGEDAKLNISVTVRSPKKVRIPEVLDERLAEFLGYLLADGTLKPRTVAIYNNDESLLKRANDLARELFGIEGKIVQDRTVKALLIHSKALVEFFKALGVPGIKKAGSWKVPKELLMSKPSVVDAFIKAYIACDGHYNEKKGKVEIATASEEAAYGLSYLLAKLGIYAITREKEVKGRKYYRVIISGKANLEKLGIKREGRGYTSIDVIPVDVEDLYEAIGRLYAELKGVGIEIHNYLSGENMSYETFKKFAKFIGMEEIAENHLSHVLFDEIVEIRYIDEPQEVYDVTTETHNFIGGNMPTFLHNTVTQHQLAKWSDAEVVVYIGCGERGNEMTDVLEEFPKLTDPNTGKPLMERTVLIANTSNMPVAAREASIYTGITIAEYFRDMGYNVALMADSTSRWAEALREISGRLEEMPGEEGYPAYLASKIAEFYERAGRVRTLGSDDRIGSVSVIGAVSPPGGDLSDPVVQNTLRVVKVFWALDADLARRRHFPAINWLTSYSLYVDSIKDWWHKNVDPEWKAMRDEAMKLLQKEAELEEIVRIVGPDALPERERAILLVARMIREDYLQQDAFHEVDTYCPPKKQITMMRVILNFYRHTMRAIDAGIPVEEIAKLPVREEIGRMKYNPNIEEIASLIEKTEEQFKELFKKYGE, encoded by the coding sequence ATGGGAAGGATAATTAGAGTTACCGGACCATTAGTTGTTGCTGATGATATGAGAGGCTCAAGGATGTATGAGGTCGTTAGAGTTGGAGAACTTGGACTTATTGGAGAGATAATCCGATTAGAAGGTGACAAAGCTGTTATCCAGGTTTATGAGGAAACTGCAGGTGTTAAGCCAGGTGAACCAGTTATTGGAACGGGAGCATCTTTGAGTGTTGAACTTGGGCCAGGGTTGTTAACTTCAATTTACGATGGAATACAAAGACCTCTAGAAATCTTGAGAGAAAAGAGCGGAGATTTCATCGGAAGAGGTCTTACTGCTCCAGCTTTGCCAAGAGACAAAAAGTGGCACTTCACTCCAAAAGTAAAGGTTGGCGACAAGGTTACGGGTGGAGACATAATAGGTGTTGTCCCTGAAACGAGCATCATAGAGCACAAAATAATGGTTCCCCCAGGGATTGAGGGTGAGATAGTAGAGATTGTCGAAGAAGGAGAGTACACAATAGAAGAAGTTGTTGCAAAAGTCAAAACTCCAAGCGGGGAAATTAAAGAACTCAAAATGTACCAAAAGTGGCCCGTTAGGCAAAAGAGACCCTATAAGGAGAAGCTTCCTCCGGAAGTTCCGCTTATTACCGGGCAGAGGATTATTGATACTTTCTTCCCGCAGGCAAAAGGTGGAACTGCAGCTATTCCAGGACCCTTCGGAAGTGGAAAATGTGTTGATGGTGATACCCTAGTTCTAACGAAGGAATTTGGACTGATAAAGATAAAGGATCTCTACGAGAAGCTCGACGGAAAAGGTAAGAAGACCGTTAGAGAGGGAGAAGAGTGGACCGAGCTTGATGAACCAATAACGCTCTATGGATACAAGGATGGAAAGATTGTAGAGATAAAGGCAACTCACGTGTACAAGGGCTATTCCCAGGGGATGATTGAGATAAAGACTAGAACAGGAAGGAGAATAAAAGTTACCCCAATACACAAGCTCTTCACTGGCAGGGTAACCAAAGATGGGCTAGTTATAGAGGAAGTAATGGCAATGCACCTGAAGAAGGGAGATAGAATTCTAGTTGCAAAGAAGATAGATGGGGGGGAAGATGCTAAGCTGAACATTAGTGTCACCGTTAGATCTCCAAAGAAAGTCAGAATTCCGGAAGTCCTCGATGAGAGGCTAGCTGAGTTCTTGGGCTACCTACTTGCTGACGGAACCCTTAAGCCGAGAACCGTCGCAATATATAACAACGATGAGTCTCTTCTGAAGAGGGCTAATGATCTCGCCAGGGAGCTCTTCGGCATTGAAGGAAAGATAGTACAGGATAGAACTGTAAAAGCTCTCTTAATACACAGCAAGGCTCTAGTTGAGTTCTTTAAGGCTTTAGGTGTTCCTGGGATCAAGAAGGCGGGAAGCTGGAAAGTTCCTAAGGAGCTTCTCATGAGCAAGCCGAGTGTAGTTGATGCATTCATTAAGGCCTACATAGCCTGTGACGGCCATTACAACGAGAAGAAAGGGAAGGTAGAGATAGCAACTGCCTCAGAAGAAGCCGCCTATGGTCTGAGCTACCTCCTTGCCAAACTCGGCATATATGCCATAACAAGGGAGAAGGAAGTCAAGGGTAGGAAGTACTACAGGGTAATTATAAGCGGCAAGGCAAACCTTGAGAAGCTCGGAATTAAGAGGGAAGGTAGGGGATACACAAGCATCGACGTCATCCCAGTGGATGTTGAGGATCTCTATGAGGCTATTGGAAGGCTGTATGCAGAGCTCAAGGGGGTTGGAATAGAGATACACAACTACCTCTCAGGAGAAAACATGAGTTATGAAACCTTCAAGAAGTTTGCAAAGTTCATCGGGATGGAGGAAATAGCTGAGAATCATCTTAGCCACGTTCTCTTCGATGAGATCGTTGAGATAAGGTACATAGACGAGCCCCAGGAAGTTTATGATGTAACTACTGAAACCCACAACTTTATTGGGGGTAACATGCCAACTTTCCTCCACAACACCGTCACCCAGCACCAGTTAGCCAAGTGGAGCGACGCTGAGGTTGTTGTGTACATTGGTTGTGGTGAAAGAGGAAACGAGATGACAGATGTCCTTGAGGAATTCCCCAAGCTGACTGATCCAAACACGGGTAAACCCCTTATGGAGAGAACTGTTCTCATAGCTAACACATCCAACATGCCAGTCGCTGCGAGAGAAGCCTCTATTTATACGGGAATTACAATAGCTGAGTACTTTAGAGACATGGGATACAATGTTGCTCTTATGGCAGATTCAACTTCAAGATGGGCCGAAGCTTTGAGAGAAATCTCTGGAAGACTTGAAGAAATGCCTGGTGAAGAAGGTTACCCAGCATACCTTGCGTCTAAGATAGCAGAGTTCTACGAGAGAGCTGGTAGAGTGAGAACGTTGGGAAGTGACGATAGAATTGGAAGCGTAAGTGTTATCGGTGCCGTTTCACCGCCAGGTGGTGATCTAAGCGATCCTGTGGTTCAGAACACCTTAAGAGTCGTTAAAGTCTTCTGGGCATTGGATGCTGACCTGGCAAGAAGAAGGCACTTCCCGGCCATTAACTGGCTTACGAGTTATTCTCTCTACGTGGATTCCATAAAGGATTGGTGGCATAAGAACGTTGATCCAGAATGGAAAGCTATGAGAGATGAGGCAATGAAACTTCTGCAGAAAGAGGCCGAATTGGAAGAAATAGTTAGAATAGTGGGTCCAGATGCATTACCGGAGAGGGAGAGGGCTATACTCCTTGTGGCAAGAATGATAAGAGAGGATTACCTCCAGCAAGATGCGTTCCACGAGGTTGATACATACTGTCCACCAAAGAAGCAAATAACAATGATGAGAGTCATTCTGAATTTCTACCGCCACACTATGAGAGCAATAGATGCTGGAATCCCAGTCGAAGAAATTGCGAAGCTCCCTGTTAGAGAAGAGATAGGAAGAATGAAGTACAATCCAAACATTGAGGAGATAGCTTCGTTAATAGAAAAGACAGAAGAGCAGTTTAAGGAACTCTTTAAGAAATACGGGGAGTGA
- a CDS encoding ATP synthase subunit B → MPGMEYSTISKIYGPLMVVQGVKGVAYGEVVEIEVEGGEKRKGQVLEAREDLAIVQVFEGTRDLDVKTTRVRFTGETLKVPVSMDMLGRIFNGIGEPIDGGPEIIPEDRRDVHGAPLNPVARAYPRDFIQTGISAIDGMNTLVRGQKLPIFSGSGLPHNMLAAQIARQAKVLGEEEQFAVVFAAMGITYEEANFFKKSFEETGAIERAVLFLNLADDPAIERIITPRMALTVAEYLAFDYDMQVLVILTDMTNYCEALREISAAREEVPGRRGYPGYMYTDLATIYERAGRVRGRKGSITQMPILTMPDDDITHPIPDLTGYITEGQIVLSRDLHRKGIYPPIDVLPSLSRLMKDGIGKGRTREDHSQLSQQLYAAYAEGRSLRDLVAVVGEEALSETDRKYLEFADRFEREFVAQGYDEDRGIFETLDLGWELLSILPESELKRVERKYIEKYHPKYRRSS, encoded by the coding sequence ATGCCCGGAATGGAATACTCCACAATAAGCAAGATTTACGGTCCTTTGATGGTGGTTCAGGGAGTTAAAGGAGTGGCTTATGGTGAAGTCGTTGAAATAGAAGTAGAGGGCGGAGAAAAGAGAAAGGGACAGGTGTTAGAGGCTAGAGAGGACTTGGCTATCGTCCAAGTTTTTGAGGGAACCAGAGATTTAGATGTAAAGACAACAAGGGTTAGGTTCACTGGAGAGACGCTTAAAGTTCCAGTGTCAATGGACATGCTTGGAAGAATATTCAACGGTATCGGTGAGCCAATTGACGGCGGCCCGGAGATAATCCCGGAGGACAGGAGAGACGTTCACGGTGCACCTCTCAACCCCGTAGCGAGAGCATATCCAAGGGATTTCATTCAAACCGGTATCTCTGCGATAGATGGTATGAACACCTTGGTTAGAGGTCAAAAGCTCCCAATTTTCAGCGGTAGCGGTCTGCCACACAACATGCTTGCAGCTCAAATCGCAAGACAGGCAAAAGTTTTAGGTGAAGAGGAGCAGTTTGCTGTAGTATTTGCCGCAATGGGTATCACCTACGAAGAGGCAAACTTCTTCAAGAAGAGCTTTGAAGAAACCGGAGCAATTGAGAGAGCAGTGCTGTTCCTTAACCTTGCAGATGATCCAGCCATTGAGCGTATTATTACCCCAAGAATGGCCCTTACTGTTGCGGAATACCTAGCTTTCGATTACGACATGCAGGTTCTCGTTATCCTCACAGACATGACCAACTATTGTGAAGCTCTGCGTGAAATCTCGGCAGCAAGAGAAGAGGTTCCAGGAAGAAGAGGTTATCCCGGTTACATGTACACTGACTTGGCAACAATTTATGAGAGGGCCGGTAGAGTTAGGGGAAGAAAAGGAAGCATAACCCAGATGCCCATCCTAACGATGCCCGACGACGATATTACCCACCCAATCCCAGACCTTACGGGCTACATTACGGAAGGACAGATAGTTTTGAGCAGAGACCTTCATAGAAAGGGCATTTACCCACCAATTGATGTTCTTCCAAGCCTTAGCAGATTGATGAAGGACGGTATAGGCAAAGGAAGAACAAGAGAAGACCACTCTCAGCTAAGCCAGCAGCTTTATGCGGCTTACGCTGAGGGCAGAAGCTTGAGAGACCTTGTAGCGGTTGTAGGTGAAGAAGCCCTAAGTGAGACTGATAGAAAGTACCTCGAATTTGCAGACAGGTTTGAGAGAGAGTTCGTCGCTCAGGGCTATGATGAAGACAGAGGTATCTTTGAGACTCTCGATCTTGGATGGGAACTCCTCTCAATACTGCCAGAGTCAGAGCTCAAGAGAGTGGAGAGGAAGTACATAGAGAAGTACCATCCAAAGTACAGGCGCTCCTCTTGA
- a CDS encoding V-type ATP synthase subunit D, translating to MTKILKVKPTRMELLRLKRRIKLAEKGHKILKEKQDALIMEFFTIYDEALALRRELNQKIAEAFEQLRLAEIDTGVVRLNEIALSVKPNKEIEIKKRNIMGVPVPLIEAEEFKRNPSERGYAFVSSSSKVDIASEKFEEVLELAVKLAEVEETLKRLAKEIEKTKRRVNALEYIIIPRMKETVRYISQHLDEMERENFFRLKRVKALLEAKAQT from the coding sequence ATGACGAAGATACTGAAGGTCAAGCCAACCAGAATGGAGCTTTTGAGACTAAAGAGAAGGATAAAACTAGCTGAAAAGGGACATAAAATCCTCAAGGAAAAGCAGGATGCCCTTATAATGGAATTCTTCACAATATACGATGAGGCTCTGGCACTGAGAAGAGAGCTCAATCAGAAAATAGCGGAAGCATTTGAACAGCTTAGATTGGCCGAGATAGATACTGGAGTTGTCAGGCTTAATGAAATAGCCCTCAGTGTAAAGCCAAATAAAGAGATAGAGATTAAGAAGAGAAACATTATGGGAGTGCCTGTGCCTTTAATTGAGGCGGAGGAGTTTAAAAGGAACCCCAGTGAGAGGGGGTATGCTTTTGTCTCAAGTTCTTCCAAAGTAGATATCGCTTCGGAAAAATTTGAAGAAGTTCTTGAGCTGGCTGTAAAGCTGGCAGAAGTGGAGGAGACATTAAAAAGACTCGCCAAGGAAATTGAAAAGACAAAAAGAAGAGTTAACGCTCTGGAATACATTATCATCCCAAGAATGAAGGAAACTGTGAGGTATATAAGCCAGCATTTGGATGAGATGGAAAGGGAAAACTTCTTCAGATTGAAGAGAGTCAAGGCGCTTCTTGAGGCTAAGGCTCAGACTTAG